The sequence TCATTGAAGTAGTTGGTGAACACATTCAATGCTACATGAGCAATGATTTCGCCAATCTCGCCATCATTGTAGCCAGCCTTCCGAACTTCGACCAAATCGGCGTCGGATACATGGCCTTTTTTCTGAGTCACGATCCGCGCGAATTGTAGGGCGGCTTGGGTTTTGGCATCCTGCGAAGAACCACGACGGGCATCAAGAATCGCTTCAGGGTTCAAGCCGACCATCTTTCCGATTGCGCTGTGGGCCGCACGGCAATAGCTGCAAGCGTTTTCCTCGGCGATAGCCAGCGCTAATTGTTCGCGCAGTTTAGCCGGCAACACACCGTGACCTAAAGCACCGCTCAGGCTTAAATAGCCTTCCAACACTGCGGCCGAGTTGGCCATTGTTTTCATCATGTTGGGCGTCATTCCCAGCTTCTTTTGTACGCCTTCCAGAAGTTCTTTGGCCTTTGGAGTGACTTGGTCCGCTGGTACTGCCTGAATGCGTTGCATGATTGAATCTCCATAAGATTAAAGGTTTACGAGCCGTTCGAGCTTCCGCTGGCTGGTTAGTAAGACACCTCGTTTAGATGAACGATCCCTTACTAAGGTTTCACTGCCT comes from Pirellulales bacterium and encodes:
- a CDS encoding carboxymuconolactone decarboxylase family protein, with protein sequence MQRIQAVPADQVTPKAKELLEGVQKKLGMTPNMMKTMANSAAVLEGYLSLSGALGHGVLPAKLREQLALAIAEENACSYCRAAHSAIGKMVGLNPEAILDARRGSSQDAKTQAALQFARIVTQKKGHVSDADLVEVRKAGYNDGEIGEIIAHVALNVFTNYFNETASTEIDFPKVV